One region of Nevskia ramosa DSM 11499 genomic DNA includes:
- a CDS encoding FecCD family ABC transporter permease — protein sequence MAATVFAISRGTIAIDWTTLFVPGTDQAMQTTALLELRLPRVLLALLIGAVLAQAGAVTQALFRNPLAEPGLIGVSAGAALAAAIVFTRLDGRLGGLAAWQGVMLPVAAFGGGLLAAVTVLRLSQRDGVTRMTTMLLAGTAINAFVAAIVGLLSTTADDSGLRGFTLWMYGNLGRAGWNEIAIVGPVLLILLLWLPREARALDALLLGDAEALHLGVPVERLKRRILIAVVLATAAAVSLAGIIGFVGLIVPHALRLIVGPGHRLLLPASALAGALLLVLADTAARTLAIPAEWPVGALTSAIGAPFFLFLLLRLRDRAGLT from the coding sequence GTGGCTGCAACGGTGTTCGCGATCAGCCGCGGCACTATCGCGATTGACTGGACGACGCTGTTCGTCCCCGGTACCGATCAGGCCATGCAGACCACCGCCCTGCTCGAACTGCGTCTGCCGAGAGTGCTGCTGGCGCTGCTGATCGGCGCCGTGCTCGCCCAGGCCGGCGCCGTCACCCAGGCGCTGTTCCGCAATCCGCTGGCCGAACCTGGCTTGATCGGCGTTTCCGCCGGCGCCGCACTGGCAGCGGCCATCGTCTTCACGCGGCTGGACGGGCGACTCGGCGGGCTGGCTGCCTGGCAGGGCGTGATGCTGCCGGTCGCCGCGTTTGGTGGCGGCTTGCTTGCCGCCGTCACCGTGCTGCGTCTGTCGCAACGCGATGGCGTCACCCGGATGACGACGATGCTGCTCGCCGGCACCGCCATCAATGCTTTCGTCGCCGCGATCGTCGGCCTGCTCTCCACCACCGCGGACGACTCCGGCCTGCGCGGCTTCACCTTGTGGATGTACGGCAACCTCGGCCGCGCCGGCTGGAACGAGATCGCCATCGTCGGCCCGGTGCTGCTGATCCTGCTGCTCTGGCTGCCGCGCGAAGCACGAGCGCTTGATGCCCTGCTGCTCGGGGATGCCGAAGCGCTGCATCTGGGCGTGCCGGTGGAGCGTCTGAAGCGGCGCATCCTGATCGCCGTCGTGCTGGCGACGGCGGCGGCGGTGTCGCTGGCCGGCATCATCGGTTTCGTTGGCCTGATCGTGCCGCATGCGCTGCGCCTGATCGTCGGTCCTGGCCATCGACTGCTGCTGCCGGCTTCGGCGCTGGCCGGGGCGCTGCTGCTGGTGCTGGCTGACACCGCAGCACGCACCCTGGCCATACCGGCGGAATGGCCGGTGGGCGCGCTGACCTCGGCGATCGGTGCGCCGTTCTTCCTGTTTCTGCTGCTGCGGCTACGCGACCGCGCGGGGCTGACATGA
- a CDS encoding heme ABC transporter ATP-binding protein, which yields MSLAAIGAGYGVRGRRLIDDASLVLKPGQLHVLLGPNGAGKSTLLRLLAGDLKPDGGQVLLDDRPLSAWSSVALARRRSVMMQREDLPFPFWVDDVVTLGRLPWRRSAEAPGEQAIIATALAEAGAAGLAGRRYNELSGGERARVQLARALVQISAPDDREARYLLLDEPTASLDFAFQHHCLLTMRRLAARGVGVLAILQDPNLALRHADTVSLIERGRIIAHGMPNEVLAPEQLSALYGLTIDAVRGPTGAICQLFATGAAMPAT from the coding sequence ATGAGCCTGGCAGCAATTGGTGCCGGCTACGGCGTGCGCGGCCGACGCCTGATCGACGACGCCAGCCTGGTACTGAAGCCCGGCCAGCTGCACGTGTTGCTCGGCCCGAACGGCGCCGGCAAGTCGACCTTGCTGCGCCTGCTGGCTGGCGATCTGAAGCCGGATGGCGGCCAGGTTCTGCTCGATGACCGACCACTCTCGGCCTGGTCCAGCGTGGCGCTGGCGCGGCGTCGCTCGGTGATGATGCAGCGCGAGGATCTGCCGTTTCCGTTCTGGGTCGATGACGTCGTCACCCTGGGCCGCCTTCCATGGCGGCGCAGCGCTGAAGCACCGGGCGAGCAAGCGATCATCGCTACCGCGTTGGCCGAAGCCGGCGCCGCCGGGCTTGCCGGCCGCCGCTACAACGAACTATCCGGCGGCGAGCGCGCGCGCGTTCAGCTGGCTCGGGCGCTGGTCCAGATCAGCGCGCCGGACGACCGCGAAGCGCGCTATCTGCTGCTCGACGAACCCACCGCCAGCCTCGATTTCGCGTTTCAGCACCACTGCCTGCTGACCATGCGCCGCCTCGCTGCGCGCGGTGTCGGCGTGCTGGCGATCCTGCAGGACCCGAATCTGGCGCTCCGCCACGCCGACACCGTATCGCTGATCGAGCGCGGCAGGATCATCGCTCACGGCATGCCGAACGAGGTGTTGGCACCGGAACAGCTGTCGGCGCTCTACGGCCTGACCATCGACGCAGTACGCGGCCCCACTGGCGCGATCTGCCAGCTGTTTGCCACCGGCGCAGCGATGCCCGCGACATGA